One region of Nitrosopumilaceae archaeon genomic DNA includes:
- the larE gene encoding ATP-dependent sacrificial sulfur transferase LarE, protein MTKIDELINWFNGQSKVLVALSGGVDSALVAYAAHRSLGNSAIAITADYKTLAQEELESAEKICLEIGIKHIVIQYNELENPEFVKNDNTRCFHCRNELSEHLNEISKKENASIIVDGTNLDDLREYRPGIKALKENGVRSPLVETGFTKENVREYAQKVGLSVYDRPSNSCLASRIPWGQEVTVERLARIEMGEILVKQFFGVRQVRVRDFNGVAKIEVEQKEINLLSDQTKLSKLIERLKQIGFTSVIVDPEGYRPGKLNVIVD, encoded by the coding sequence ATGACAAAGATTGATGAATTGATTAATTGGTTTAATGGACAATCTAAAGTGCTTGTTGCATTATCTGGTGGGGTAGATAGTGCGCTTGTTGCATATGCAGCACATAGATCACTTGGAAACTCGGCAATTGCAATTACAGCTGATTATAAGACGTTGGCACAAGAGGAATTAGAATCTGCAGAAAAAATTTGCTTAGAAATTGGAATCAAGCATATTGTAATTCAATATAATGAACTTGAAAATCCTGAATTTGTAAAAAATGATAACACTAGATGTTTTCATTGTAGAAATGAACTTTCAGAACATCTTAATGAAATCTCTAAAAAAGAGAATGCCAGTATCATCGTGGACGGTACTAATCTTGATGATCTAAGAGAATACAGACCTGGAATAAAGGCTCTAAAAGAAAATGGGGTTAGGAGTCCACTTGTAGAGACAGGGTTTACAAAAGAGAATGTTAGAGAATATGCACAAAAAGTCGGTTTATCAGTATACGATAGACCATCAAACTCTTGTCTTGCGTCTCGTATTCCATGGGGACAAGAAGTAACAGTAGAAAGACTTGCAAGAATTGAGATGGGCGAAATTTTGGTCAAGCAGTTTTTTGGAGTACGACAAGTTCGTGTACGTGATTTTAATGGTGTTGCAAAAATTGAAGTGGAGCAGAAAGAAATAAACCTACTTTCTGATCAAACAAAATTATCAAAACTCATTGAGAGGTTAAAACAGATTGGATTCACATCCGTTATTGTAGACCCAGAAGGATACAGACCTGGAAAGCTCAATGTGATAGTAGATTGA
- a CDS encoding cysteine desulfurase family protein, translating into MIYLDNAASTPVHEKVIEEMIPYFKEQYGNPSSIHKYGRLANIAIQNARKRIASLINAESSEMLITSGGTESNNTALYGIAHHNMGKHIITSSIEHDAILEPCKRLEEEGFQITYLPVDKYGLVNPEDVEKEISHDTCLVSIMFANNEVGTIQPITEIGKITQAKKIVFHTDAIQAAGKTPINVKDLGIDLLSISSHKINGPKGVGALYIKKGVKIDPLILGGGQENGLRSGTENVASIVGFGMACQLANDNIVQNHEHFKKLGMKLINEVLKEIPHTKLNGHPEKRIPNNIHFTFLGVNGEDLIIKLDENKVAASTGSACSVKVQKASHVLRAMGFSHEQITGSLRLTIGITNTEEEINETVQVLKKVVKELRTVSPYKEKYNF; encoded by the coding sequence TTGATATATCTAGATAACGCCGCATCGACTCCAGTACACGAAAAAGTAATTGAAGAGATGATTCCATATTTCAAAGAACAGTACGGAAATCCCTCATCTATTCACAAGTATGGTCGTCTTGCCAACATTGCAATTCAAAATGCAAGAAAAAGAATTGCGTCATTGATAAATGCGGAAAGCAGTGAGATGCTCATAACATCGGGAGGAACAGAATCAAACAATACTGCGCTTTATGGAATTGCACATCATAACATGGGTAAACACATCATAACATCATCAATAGAACACGATGCAATACTGGAACCATGTAAACGACTTGAGGAAGAAGGTTTTCAGATAACATATCTTCCTGTGGACAAATATGGTCTTGTAAATCCAGAAGATGTTGAAAAAGAAATTTCGCATGATACTTGTCTTGTCAGTATAATGTTTGCCAATAATGAAGTGGGCACCATTCAGCCAATTACAGAGATTGGGAAGATCACACAAGCAAAAAAAATTGTATTTCATACAGATGCAATACAAGCTGCAGGAAAAACTCCAATTAATGTAAAGGATCTTGGCATAGACTTGTTATCTATATCTTCTCATAAAATAAATGGACCAAAAGGTGTTGGCGCGTTATACATCAAAAAAGGTGTTAAAATTGATCCTCTCATTTTGGGCGGCGGTCAAGAAAATGGTCTGCGTTCAGGAACAGAAAACGTGGCAAGTATTGTGGGTTTTGGCATGGCGTGCCAACTTGCAAATGATAACATTGTACAAAATCATGAACATTTTAAAAAATTAGGTATGAAGCTTATCAATGAGGTTTTAAAAGAAATCCCACATACCAAACTTAATGGTCATCCTGAAAAAAGAATACCAAATAACATTCATTTTACATTCCTTGGTGTAAATGGTGAGGATCTAATAATCAAACTTGATGAAAATAAAGTTGCTGCATCAACCGGTTCCGCTTGTTCTGTGAAAGTACAAAAAGCATCACACGTACTTAGAGCCATGGGATTTTCTCATGAACAAATAACGGGATCTCTGCGTTTAACTATTGGAATAACAAACACAGAAGAAGAGATTAATGAAACTGTTCAAGTCTTAAAAAAAGTAGTAAAAGAATTACGTACAGTTTCACCATACAAAGAAAAATATAATTTTTAG
- a CDS encoding peptidase, with translation MNLRTIMAFTLIVFLMTTPLSVINVVHAYSDHPDLFISAENSAFENHFSGAMVVEVVVRDSSISPVDQQLGEPTVTLNGSPLRMVQGSSGAWYAFFANVDKAKQADQISLPGTAGQNLDFGVFCDRSTDPSVLGVSFSQTDGVAIPNNGITGATQGTASFTACTGVLGPPTDQMSVIRNPPGLNMNSGVKTGQIGINPNAWPLVQLFTFSNNVTIEYDKAGGSETVNLTYDDMTDISSKLDRTNYPQGSDVFATINDMQLNEDPTAINSWTFNVNSPEATFYQAFPESGSVPSPAGLVNLYPNLSSLGFKDNGHVEMNLGAVAQLKTNQLQTTTSITSGATYNKLVTFVETAPNSGIFESSYASTSAIGILNNAPRGQSASISYNSQSTSILSGTANADLSLGTPPNVQLNSNQKPTLSLVAPSGQFNPGQKAIITLVDSNQNLNGAIVERLDDFRSSAILPTLKLGNPVTLNSASNVQFYPSSAGFAGGISVPSNVPDSNSARLIIDTTSSPSGPFKKIILNLGITEQTLKSLFIDTSQPNSGGTNWINYDLRSFQLQLGINSFSDTSMTLYFGALGNNPVQILTPGSISSRNGLVQISDANVAAINAISSSSPVFLEINFDTSGSPSNGGTISSGTEPIVFDLFSFGNQNNQKINNAIYRAELQETSANSSIFTGTLEYAITNQLNQYDPNLIKSLRTFGQDIKFLVNDQLTDNNAVHLSISGVSASGGNNISSLQSGIQTHTGIVTLDSQSYGLGRPVTITLNDPDLNTDPNAIQTYTTVNDPNSPADDTVGDSSGNILLEVWIKGFRFHHCTVGGVFHGGLASTGFALTETGPGTGIFKGSFGMPTQICSEDGTALISPIGGSVQVWYHDFRDALGRSIIVGLSPSPPTQSYPISTPSSTTQQTQTTSSTISINPQMTDNYDRPLLEKPTVGTNLNFVTQISNNDNLLTKGYSYIVQIKDENDRVVYINLVNGYVDPASTKTAELSWTPNSVGKYTVEIFVWDKNGVALPLTQKTTYSVEVISK, from the coding sequence ATGAACCTGCGTACGATAATGGCTTTTACTCTCATAGTATTTCTTATGACCACTCCGCTATCGGTAATTAATGTAGTACATGCTTATTCTGATCATCCAGATCTGTTTATATCTGCAGAAAATAGTGCGTTTGAGAATCATTTCTCAGGAGCTATGGTTGTAGAAGTGGTTGTAAGAGATAGTAGTATTAGTCCAGTTGATCAACAACTAGGTGAACCAACCGTTACATTAAACGGAAGTCCACTTAGGATGGTGCAAGGCTCTAGTGGAGCATGGTATGCATTTTTTGCTAACGTAGACAAAGCAAAGCAAGCAGATCAAATTTCATTACCTGGAACAGCTGGTCAAAACTTAGACTTTGGTGTCTTTTGTGACAGGAGTACTGATCCATCTGTATTAGGAGTCAGTTTTTCACAAACTGACGGTGTTGCAATTCCAAATAATGGAATAACAGGTGCAACCCAAGGTACCGCATCATTTACTGCATGTACTGGTGTTCTAGGCCCTCCTACCGATCAAATGAGTGTGATTAGAAATCCTCCTGGTCTTAACATGAATTCTGGAGTGAAAACTGGTCAGATTGGGATAAATCCAAATGCATGGCCACTTGTCCAGCTTTTTACTTTTAGTAATAATGTAACTATAGAATATGATAAAGCTGGAGGCTCTGAAACTGTAAATCTGACATATGACGACATGACGGACATTTCCTCGAAACTTGACAGAACTAATTATCCGCAAGGCTCTGATGTCTTTGCAACAATAAATGATATGCAACTCAATGAAGATCCTACCGCCATAAATTCTTGGACATTCAATGTTAATTCTCCAGAAGCAACCTTCTATCAAGCATTTCCAGAATCTGGTTCTGTTCCTAGTCCAGCAGGATTAGTAAACTTGTACCCAAATCTTAGCAGCTTAGGCTTCAAAGATAACGGACATGTCGAAATGAATTTAGGTGCTGTAGCACAATTGAAAACAAATCAACTTCAAACCACTACTTCAATCACAAGTGGAGCTACCTATAATAAATTGGTAACATTTGTAGAAACTGCACCAAATTCAGGAATTTTTGAAAGCTCGTATGCCAGTACATCTGCAATTGGAATTTTAAATAATGCACCAAGGGGTCAATCGGCTTCTATATCTTACAATTCACAATCTACTTCAATATTATCTGGTACTGCTAATGCGGATCTATCTCTTGGTACACCTCCAAATGTGCAATTAAATTCTAATCAGAAACCAACACTGTCTCTTGTTGCACCAAGTGGACAATTTAATCCTGGTCAAAAAGCAATAATAACGCTTGTAGATAGTAATCAAAACCTTAATGGAGCAATAGTTGAACGTCTGGATGATTTTAGAAGCTCTGCAATATTACCTACACTAAAACTTGGAAATCCAGTTACATTGAATAGTGCATCAAACGTACAATTTTATCCAAGTTCTGCTGGCTTTGCTGGAGGAATATCGGTTCCATCTAATGTACCTGACTCAAATTCTGCTAGATTGATAATTGATACTACCTCTTCACCCAGTGGTCCTTTTAAGAAAATTATATTAAATCTTGGAATCACAGAACAAACCCTGAAAAGTCTGTTTATTGATACAAGTCAACCAAATTCAGGTGGAACCAATTGGATAAATTATGATCTAAGATCATTTCAGCTTCAACTTGGAATTAACTCATTTTCAGATACTAGCATGACTCTATACTTTGGTGCTTTAGGAAATAACCCAGTTCAGATACTAACTCCGGGCAGCATATCATCTAGAAATGGCCTTGTCCAAATAAGTGATGCTAATGTAGCTGCAATAAATGCAATATCTTCATCATCTCCAGTGTTTTTAGAAATTAATTTTGATACATCTGGCAGTCCATCAAATGGAGGAACAATATCAAGTGGAACTGAACCAATTGTGTTTGATTTGTTCTCTTTTGGAAATCAAAATAATCAAAAAATAAACAATGCGATATACAGAGCTGAACTACAAGAAACATCTGCCAACTCCAGTATATTTACAGGGACTTTGGAATATGCAATTACAAATCAATTAAATCAGTATGATCCGAATTTAATCAAAAGTCTCAGAACATTTGGTCAGGATATAAAATTTCTTGTAAATGATCAATTGACAGATAATAACGCAGTACATCTTTCAATCTCAGGTGTTTCAGCTAGCGGAGGAAATAACATTTCAAGTTTACAATCTGGTATTCAAACGCACACAGGAATAGTTACACTTGATTCACAAAGCTATGGACTTGGGCGACCTGTCACTATAACTCTAAACGATCCAGATCTTAACACGGATCCGAATGCAATTCAGACTTATACTACAGTAAATGATCCCAACTCTCCTGCAGATGATACGGTAGGAGATTCAAGTGGTAACATACTCTTAGAAGTCTGGATTAAAGGATTCAGATTTCATCACTGTACAGTAGGTGGTGTTTTTCACGGGGGTCTTGCTTCAACAGGATTTGCTCTTACTGAAACTGGTCCAGGTACTGGAATTTTCAAAGGAAGCTTTGGTATGCCAACACAAATTTGTAGTGAAGATGGAACCGCATTAATTTCTCCAATAGGAGGAAGCGTTCAAGTATGGTATCATGATTTCAGAGATGCTTTAGGACGATCTATTATTGTAGGTCTGTCTCCTTCACCTCCTACCCAATCTTATCCTATCTCAACGCCTTCTTCTACAACTCAGCAAACTCAAACCACATCATCTACAATCAGTATAAATCCACAGATGACAGATAATTATGATAGACCACTATTGGAAAAACCAACAGTTGGAACAAATCTAAATTTTGTAACACAGATTTCAAATAACGATAACCTGTTGACAAAAGGTTATTCATATATTGTACAAATAAAAGATGAAAACGATAGAGTTGTGTATATCAATTTGGTAAATGGATACGTTGATCCTGCAAGCACAAAAACAGCAGAACTTTCTTGGACTCCTAACTCTGTAGGCAAATATACTGTAGAAATTTTTGTATGGGATAAAAATGGAGTTGCATTACCTCTTACACAAAAAACAACATATAGTGTAGAAGTTATTTCTAAATAA
- a CDS encoding VWA domain-containing protein → MQPRSKNFVYFLNQENDKKTSNTEVSNNTLQKILQTMAKQALKEKTPNVQELDRILEGIIQQSNEKSEMQQNQEEKETDIQGTGEPITKYLKKIGYLKDEKKWLTNKAFFEIGGKLLHDVMKSISEGGFGFHETKNAGAGSVIMDTTKKLELGDDVRNLNVPQTILNSIQRIKKSSEIKFPISLNIDDFEEFETIEETKVAVVYCIDLSSTMKYSVSSGEGSRIEAAKKALWTLYVLNKKFFPNDSIYVVGFGSLASEIDPYDIPYLKTYDANDNFLHYTNYQAAFRLSLKILKRDGSQNKRIVMITDGQPSASFIDNESQKKDILSDKPYSHFYKPDEATLLKLQNERDIKLDTGGEMVYLCYRYRQVDPVIDAKTLFEAKKCKREGIEIDTIMVSEEVELLSYVEGLERQLKGRAYYINPENIDKILITDFISNKKKILSSKQAW, encoded by the coding sequence TTGCAGCCTAGATCCAAAAATTTTGTCTATTTTTTAAACCAAGAAAACGACAAAAAAACATCAAATACTGAGGTGTCAAACAACACACTACAAAAAATCCTCCAGACAATGGCAAAACAAGCTCTAAAAGAAAAAACACCTAATGTTCAAGAACTCGATCGTATCTTAGAGGGAATTATTCAACAATCTAACGAAAAATCAGAAATGCAACAAAATCAGGAAGAAAAAGAAACAGACATTCAAGGAACAGGTGAGCCAATCACAAAGTACTTGAAAAAAATTGGCTATCTCAAGGATGAAAAAAAATGGCTGACAAACAAGGCATTTTTTGAGATCGGAGGAAAACTACTACATGATGTAATGAAGTCAATAAGTGAAGGAGGATTTGGATTTCATGAAACAAAAAATGCTGGTGCAGGAAGTGTCATCATGGACACTACAAAAAAACTAGAACTTGGTGATGATGTGAGAAATCTTAACGTTCCACAAACTATACTAAATTCGATTCAAAGAATTAAAAAATCTTCAGAAATCAAATTTCCAATCTCTCTAAATATTGATGACTTTGAAGAATTTGAGACAATTGAAGAGACCAAAGTTGCTGTTGTGTATTGTATTGATCTCAGTTCCACCATGAAATATTCTGTTAGTTCAGGAGAAGGAAGCAGGATAGAAGCTGCAAAAAAAGCACTTTGGACTTTGTATGTTTTAAATAAAAAATTTTTTCCTAATGATTCTATTTACGTGGTTGGTTTTGGTTCTCTTGCATCAGAAATAGATCCTTATGACATTCCATACCTGAAAACATATGATGCAAATGATAATTTTTTACATTATACCAATTATCAGGCAGCATTTAGACTATCATTAAAAATTTTAAAACGTGACGGTTCTCAAAATAAAAGAATAGTAATGATAACTGATGGTCAACCAAGTGCTAGTTTTATTGATAATGAATCTCAAAAAAAGGATATACTTTCTGACAAGCCATACTCTCACTTTTACAAACCTGATGAAGCCACACTTTTGAAATTACAAAATGAACGCGATATAAAATTGGATACGGGTGGAGAGATGGTGTATCTCTGTTACCGATATAGACAGGTTGATCCAGTAATAGATGCCAAAACTCTCTTTGAGGCAAAAAAATGTAAGCGTGAAGGAATTGAAATTGATACTATTATGGTAAGTGAGGAAGTTGAACTTTTGAGTTATGTGGAAGGATTGGAAAGGCAGCTTAAAGGAAGGGCATATTACATAAACCCTGAGAATATTGATAAGATATTGATTACCGATTTCATTTCAAACAAGAAGAAAATATTAAGTTCAAAACAGGCATGGTAA
- a CDS encoding AAA family ATPase: MAQEFENLVRRSYSSTPKYTEVMAGLPEDYKQIKTLGDLLEINYKIIGAKEQLRQNLISKMLTNETKYPEIIGFEDDVIPALDRAILACHDVMLVGQIGQAKTKIANTISKNLLSPIPVIKGSITNDSPMDLPQDEMISLLEDKENTTSVPKFYMDSESMEKIRNNKLDTKIEWVEGKDRYKYVLATPDISVKDLVGQIDAIKITKKGTEMYKIESYSPGQLMQAKHGLFCIDELPVLDTRKQVALLSVLQEGRFTTGAYPVIFEPKTVFFATANPIDYTHSGKIIEPLYDRLKSHIHTHYPKLIDDEMLIIIQEAKISKSFIPIFMLRILAKIIQDARISNEVNQDKGVSVRMGVHSLELLVGESERARAVSHKVLAIPRPSDIFCISQATKFELAEMDDTITNREKVLNNLITIALKETSLEYVKGTDLSILERIKQEFVGKTFQVSQKILGANSMQTSYENQLKNFETMRSLIGTIYEKISDEQKEFEKKTQKHNIRSEYLSISDSAKSELRAAITELILEGLCAIDPKILDKKEAVFVAA, translated from the coding sequence TTGGCGCAGGAATTTGAAAATCTTGTAAGACGAAGCTATTCTTCAACTCCAAAATATACTGAAGTAATGGCAGGTCTCCCTGAAGATTACAAACAAATCAAGACTCTAGGTGATCTTTTAGAAATTAACTACAAAATAATTGGAGCTAAAGAACAACTTCGACAAAACCTAATTTCAAAAATGCTGACAAATGAGACCAAATATCCGGAAATTATTGGATTTGAAGATGATGTAATTCCTGCACTAGATAGAGCAATCTTGGCGTGTCATGATGTGATGCTAGTTGGACAAATTGGCCAAGCAAAAACAAAGATTGCTAACACCATTTCCAAGAATCTTTTGTCGCCAATACCGGTTATCAAGGGAAGTATAACAAATGATTCTCCAATGGATCTGCCACAAGACGAGATGATTTCATTATTAGAAGATAAAGAAAACACAACATCAGTTCCAAAATTTTACATGGATTCTGAAAGTATGGAAAAAATTCGTAACAACAAACTTGATACAAAAATTGAATGGGTTGAAGGCAAGGACAGATACAAGTATGTACTTGCTACACCAGATATATCGGTAAAAGATCTTGTTGGACAGATAGACGCAATTAAAATTACAAAAAAAGGAACCGAGATGTATAAAATTGAATCATATTCGCCAGGTCAGTTGATGCAAGCAAAGCATGGTCTCTTTTGCATAGATGAATTACCTGTACTTGATACAAGAAAGCAAGTTGCACTACTTTCTGTTCTTCAGGAAGGCCGGTTTACAACTGGAGCTTATCCTGTTATATTTGAACCAAAAACTGTCTTTTTTGCAACTGCAAACCCTATTGACTATACACATTCTGGTAAGATAATAGAGCCTCTTTATGACCGACTAAAAAGCCACATTCACACTCACTATCCAAAATTAATAGATGATGAAATGTTAATCATAATACAAGAAGCAAAAATCTCAAAATCATTCATTCCAATTTTCATGTTAAGAATTTTAGCAAAAATAATTCAAGATGCACGTATAAGTAATGAAGTAAATCAAGACAAGGGAGTTAGTGTACGCATGGGAGTACATAGCCTTGAGCTTTTAGTTGGTGAATCTGAACGAGCACGAGCCGTATCGCACAAAGTTCTTGCAATTCCACGACCTTCTGACATATTTTGTATCAGTCAAGCTACAAAATTTGAGCTTGCAGAAATGGATGACACCATTACAAATAGAGAAAAAGTACTCAACAATTTAATTACAATCGCACTCAAAGAGACTTCACTTGAATATGTAAAAGGAACTGATCTCTCCATACTGGAGCGGATTAAACAAGAATTTGTGGGCAAGACATTTCAAGTTTCTCAAAAGATCCTAGGCGCAAATAGTATGCAAACTTCGTATGAAAACCAACTAAAGAATTTTGAAACTATGAGATCTTTGATTGGAACAATATATGAAAAAATATCCGATGAACAAAAAGAATTTGAGAAAAAAACACAGAAACATAATATAAGATCTGAATATCTCTCCATATCTGATAGTGCAAAAAGTGAACTAAGAGCTGCGATAACAGAGTTGATACTAGAAGGACTATGTGCCATAGATCCAAAAATTCTTGACAAAAAAGAGGCTGTATTTGTTGCAGCCTAG
- a CDS encoding 30S ribosomal protein S13: protein MSSQEYRHIVRIAGKDVPGAKKMIIGVSQVRGIGYNFAKAILDVLKIDQNSNIGFLTESQVEEIEKVMKNPSSINVPSWFLNRRKDMDSGENLHLITSDIEFNVRNDIEREKNTNSWRGFRHTYGLKVRGQRTRTTGRKGGAVGVRKGGKVLPPGAVPEGAAAPAEGAAAPAAPAKGGAAAPAKDSKPAAAKPVEKKPTK from the coding sequence TTGTCTTCACAAGAATACAGACACATTGTTAGGATTGCGGGGAAGGATGTTCCTGGAGCAAAAAAAATGATCATAGGGGTAAGTCAAGTAAGAGGAATAGGATACAATTTTGCCAAAGCAATCTTAGATGTTCTTAAGATAGACCAGAATAGCAATATTGGATTTCTCACTGAATCTCAAGTAGAGGAAATAGAAAAGGTAATGAAAAATCCATCATCAATTAATGTACCTTCATGGTTTCTAAATAGACGAAAAGATATGGATTCTGGAGAAAACTTGCACTTGATTACTTCAGATATAGAATTTAATGTTAGAAATGATATAGAGCGTGAAAAAAATACAAACAGTTGGAGAGGTTTTCGTCATACTTATGGATTAAAGGTTAGAGGTCAGAGGACACGTACTACCGGAAGAAAAGGTGGTGCAGTAGGAGTTCGTAAAGGAGGCAAGGTTCTTCCACCTGGTGCAGTTCCAGAAGGCGCAGCAGCTCCAGCAGAAGGTGCAGCAGCTCCAGCAGCTCCAGCAAAGGGTGGCGCAGCAGCTCCAGCAAAAGATTCGAAACCAGCAGCTGCAAAACCGGTGGAGAAGAAACCAACAAAATAG
- a CDS encoding 30S ribosomal protein S4: protein MGDPKNPRKIWRKPKRPLNYDLLNEELYVLGTFGLKNKRELWKAHTELSRVRKQARSLLALTQEVRERKEPTLMKSLVRVGFVRENSTLDDVLNLKVTDLLSRRLQTMVQKKGLIKSPYQARQAVVHGHVMIGDRVVTIPSYTVKVDEENEIHLAPGINYGQPKKQEVESVITEQPQV, encoded by the coding sequence TTGGGAGATCCTAAAAATCCACGAAAAATTTGGAGAAAACCAAAACGTCCACTAAACTATGATTTACTGAATGAAGAGCTTTATGTATTAGGAACTTTTGGATTGAAGAATAAAAGAGAGCTCTGGAAAGCACACACAGAATTATCTAGAGTAAGAAAACAGGCAAGATCACTTTTAGCTCTAACTCAAGAAGTGAGAGAGAGAAAAGAACCAACATTAATGAAATCACTAGTGAGGGTTGGATTTGTAAGAGAAAACTCTACGCTTGATGACGTTTTAAATTTGAAAGTAACTGATTTACTATCACGTAGATTACAAACAATGGTTCAGAAAAAGGGTTTGATAAAAAGTCCATATCAAGCAAGACAGGCAGTAGTACACGGTCATGTAATGATAGGAGATAGAGTAGTTACAATTCCTTCATATACTGTTAAAGTAGATGAAGAAAACGAAATTCATTTGGCTCCAGGTATAAACTATGGACAGCCAAAAAAACAGGAAGTCGAATCTGTTATCACAGAACAACCACAAGTGTAA
- the glmS gene encoding glutamine--fructose-6-phosphate transaminase (isomerizing), translated as MCSIIGYLGDGSAAPILVKGLKRMEYRGYDSVGVATISGNQITLRKGVGKVAEVNKAVNLDMLSGSVGIGHTRWATHGGVTETNAHPHPSSTGEVAIVHNGIIDNFAELKKDLQQKGYVFKSETDSEVIANLLQHNFDQTKDVKKSIIQTVSSLKGNYAFVVVFEDGTLAAARFHEPLIIGVGKNGYFISSDVLGFVEHTDEVIYPDNREFVIINLKGIQFFDFDGNPVQHQITKISKELADVYKGDYAHFTLKEISEQPDTILKAGESTRVELDLTTEFVKHAKNLYLTGSGTSYNAALVAKHIFSKYAKIKIEPILSSEVAHSPNNFDQQSILIALSQSGESADVLEAVKIAQKEGAKIISIVNIMTSSLVQSASISIGLNCGPEIGVAATKSFTAQLSILYKIADKLCGGCIGLDLDKVSTCITKILSDHTKIQDIARNLKTISDIYVLGRGIHYAIASEASLKLKELTYIHAEGLPGGELKHGPLALMDSNVFVIIINPNDSTYVDTLASAHQIKARGAKIIGISDKPNDVYDYWIEIPEINEALFPLIEIIPIQLLAYYAALEKDTDPDYPRNLAKSVTVK; from the coding sequence ATGTGTTCAATAATTGGTTATCTTGGAGACGGTTCTGCTGCACCCATACTGGTTAAAGGGCTAAAACGTATGGAGTATAGAGGATATGATAGTGTTGGTGTTGCCACAATTTCAGGCAATCAGATTACTTTAAGAAAGGGTGTCGGAAAAGTTGCGGAAGTAAACAAAGCAGTAAATCTTGACATGCTTTCTGGTTCAGTTGGAATAGGCCATACAAGATGGGCAACACATGGAGGCGTAACTGAAACAAACGCACACCCACATCCATCTAGTACTGGTGAAGTTGCCATAGTGCATAATGGAATAATCGATAATTTTGCAGAATTAAAAAAAGACTTGCAACAAAAAGGATATGTCTTTAAAAGTGAAACAGATAGTGAGGTCATTGCAAATCTTTTGCAACACAATTTTGATCAAACAAAAGATGTTAAAAAATCCATAATTCAGACAGTGTCATCCTTGAAAGGAAACTATGCCTTTGTTGTAGTATTTGAAGACGGTACACTTGCAGCAGCAAGATTTCATGAACCACTAATCATCGGTGTAGGAAAAAATGGTTATTTCATTTCAAGTGATGTTTTAGGATTTGTAGAGCATACTGATGAAGTAATTTATCCAGATAACCGAGAGTTTGTCATCATCAATCTAAAAGGCATTCAATTTTTTGATTTTGATGGCAATCCAGTACAACATCAGATAACTAAAATTTCAAAAGAACTTGCTGATGTATACAAGGGCGATTATGCACACTTTACTCTCAAGGAAATTTCTGAGCAGCCAGATACAATACTAAAAGCAGGAGAATCCACCAGGGTGGAGCTTGATTTGACGACAGAATTTGTAAAACATGCAAAGAATCTTTACTTGACAGGAAGCGGTACAAGCTATAACGCAGCTCTTGTGGCAAAACATATTTTTTCAAAATATGCAAAAATAAAGATAGAGCCCATATTATCTAGCGAAGTGGCACATTCTCCAAACAATTTTGATCAACAATCAATTCTTATTGCACTTTCTCAAAGTGGAGAAAGTGCCGATGTATTAGAAGCTGTAAAAATTGCTCAAAAAGAAGGAGCAAAAATCATATCTATTGTTAATATAATGACCTCGTCACTAGTACAATCAGCCTCTATTTCTATTGGCTTGAATTGTGGACCTGAAATTGGTGTTGCTGCGACTAAAAGTTTTACCGCACAACTTTCTATTTTATATAAAATCGCCGATAAATTATGTGGAGGTTGTATTGGATTAGATCTTGATAAGGTTTCCACATGTATAACAAAGATACTTTCAGATCACACAAAGATTCAGGATATTGCAAGAAATCTCAAAACTATTTCTGACATTTATGTACTAGGCAGAGGAATTCATTACGCAATTGCGTCAGAGGCATCACTAAAGCTAAAAGAGCTTACATATATACACGCAGAAGGTCTTCCGGGCGGAGAGTTAAAACACGGACCATTGGCGCTAATGGATTCTAACGTCTTTGTAATAATAATAAATCCTAATGATTCCACTTATGTTGACACTTTAGCAAGTGCCCATCAAATAAAAGCCCGAGGTGCAAAAATAATCGGAATCTCTGACAAGCCAAATGATGTATACGATTATTGGATAGAAATACCAGAAATTAATGAAGCGTTATTCCCGCTTATTGAGATAATTCCAATTCAACTCTTAGCATATTATGCCGCTCTTGAAAAGGATACAGATCCAGATTATCCAAGGAATTTAGCAAAGTCTGTTACTGTGAAATAA